ATGCCACCTATTATTATATTGATCAAAGTAAGggaaatctttaatttaaaaattaattaatttaacatataatatttaaattaaattaaagaggATGAATGTTATTATGGCTATGAGTTGCAGTGTTCAATACGTTTTTGCAGTGGTTATGGATTTTTGGTCTTATTACTTGGTTTTATATATTTGGGACTAatctattattatatttttaaacccatGGTGGGTAGACGTTTACATCGCCACTACTTAAGGCCCTTAGATAAATGGTGGATGAAAGTTAGTAGAACAAGGTAAGAAAGATAAATTACTACTTTTAAGACGatgatataaaattttccttGCAGATTTATATCTGGCGTTCTGATTGGTTTGCTTTTGCTTGTATTGGTTATCTTTTTGTATTTCGAGACTAAAGATGAACCAGAGAAATTGATTTCGCTTATCGGACCATGCTGTTTTATACTGCTGGGTTATATATTCTCAACAGCACGTTCTGCTATTAAATGGCGCATTGTTATAACCGGCATAGCATGTCAATTTTTCCTCGGTGTCATCTGTATACGCTGGAGTGTGGGACGTAGCATCTTTGAGTGTATTGGCAATAAGACCGCCACTTTCTTATCCTTTGCCGATGAGGGTAGTCGCTTCGTTTATGGTGATACCATTATAGATCAGGGTGTATTTGCCTTTGCTATACTATCGGTGATATTCTTCTTTAGTTTCTTTATATCCATCCTATACTACTTGGGCGCCATGCAATGGGTAGTTTTGAAATTAGGTTGGATTTTACAGCAAATATTGGGTACAACCGTATGCGAGAGTGTTACTGCGGCCGCCAATATATTTTTGGGAATGTCGGAAAGTCCTTTACTCATTCGTCCCTATATTAAGAAATTGACTGCTAGTGAAATGCATTCCATTATGGTCTCCGGATTCGCTACAGTTTCTGGTACAGTATTAGCAGCTTATTTAAGTTTTGGTGCTTCAGCCGCCCATTTGATAACATCTAGTGTTATGGCTGCCCCCGCCACCTTGGCCATATCGAAATTATATATGCCCGAAACGGAGGAAAGTAAAACTACATCAGATAACATAGAATTGGAGAAATCGTAAGTTTTTAGAGTGTTTCTGCTTACTAAATAATAacgtgttctttttttattatgtttcagAGAAGATTCTTCGATTTTAGATGCTGCCTCTAATGGTGCCAGTAATGCTGTGCCTATTGTTTTGGGCATTATTTCCAATATAGTGGCTTTTGTTGCCTTTATTGCGTTTCTAAATGCGGTGGTCAATTGGTTTGGCACATTGGTGGGTGTAGATTACATCGATTTCGAATGGCTATTCTCGAAAATCTTTATACCATTAGCTTGGATTATGGGTGTACCGTGGGAGGATTGCGATGCAGTGGCAAAAGTAATTGCTACTAAGTCAATAATCAATGAATTTGTGGCATATGAAAAGCTGGGCGTTTTAATAACTTCTAAAGCAATAGGGGTGAGTGAATATGTTTGTccatgaactagaactgaactagaactgaagtagaactgaactagaactgaactagaactgaactagaactgaactaaaattgaactagaactgaactaaaactgaactagaactgaactagaactgaactaggactgaactagaactgaactagaactgaactagaactgaactagaactgaactagaNNNNNNNNNNNNNNNNNNNNNNNNNNNNNNNNNNNNNNNNNNNNNNNNNNNNNNNNNNNNNNNNNNNNNNNNNNNNNNNNNNNNNNNNNNNNNNNNNNNNtagatagatagatagatagatagatagatagatagaatggTAAACCAGGTGCCAACATGTTTCTGAATGATAATcttacgaaaatttcttaaaaatctcaaagcaaattatttaaactttcaGCAATATTAAAGACTTATTGACTATACAAGAGTTATTAATAATTGTCATCAATAAATCCCTATTAACAATGCCCATTAATGATGCCAATGACTTTGAAGGTTTTAACAGGGGTAAAAACaagattaaattattttttttaaataaactaattttattattttttaagtattaacaTCATTGTGTGATGTTGGCTGTTTGATATCATCGGCTGATATTAAAGCAACTATTGAAACATGGCGTGCTGTAGTCAAACTAAGtgaaaagtttaataattgttgCAGTAATTTTCCAGTTATTAAAATAGAGAATTCTTCAAATACCGAAATGCATTGGTATGAGAAAGCTATTTTGGGTATATTTAAggaattaaaacaaattctacAACTCTATAATAGGGTAAGTTTAATTTcacgaaataatttaaatgtttttttttttagatatttactAATAATATTTTGCACTTTCTAAACGTTTGTtgtttaataagtttaaaacatgcttttattagtttttttacctttttgatAGAATCaccttaattttaaaattttttcagaatATAACCTCCAGTAGCGATACCTTGTTACAAATTgcacaattttatttgaaaattttaagattgcTTATTAATTATTCCAAGattcaaattaaaacatttcCAGCTTCAAaggaatttttggaaatatattctttttgtCTGCAGtaagtaaaatttgaaaatcttttaaaatattcttctcaatttgaacaaatttataatttcagtGAAATGTGGGAAAACAAAAATcccaaaattgatttatttattagaaaaggtctatatgaaatattttcccaaataaacaatgaaaatagTATAGTAGAggtatgtttataaaatgtttttatatacttttttaataataataaatttggttaatttttctaaagtgccttttacaacattttaaatatgatGTAAATAACTTCGAATCATGTGAATTAATGCTGGACTATCTTAAAGTTAAGATGGAACATTGTGTAAATAATCGTACAAATATTACAGCCGATGATGTAAAtgtattattaaagttttataattgtttatttgaaggtgggtttattttaaataatagaattaaaaatatttaaatatgtgtctatttatttttttaactctaaaGGACCTTTAATTTTTGTCGATAAggataaatatggtaaaatattagaaaaatttgttgttttaactgCTTTGGACTCAAGCTATAAACTACATAAGAAATTGTGTGAATATGTAGTAGACTCAGCATGGATAAGAGCTTATACCAGTATGGAAATCTTAAACATGTATTACAGGTAATGTTTTAGATTATTAAATGATTTCATTGTGATCatgaattaaaatcaattaaaaattttcttaattacacTTCAGAAAAGTATAGAAGCAAAGTAAGCAATCTACAATAACCTTATGTAATCATTACCGCAGTTGTGTTTATTAAAGGAAACTGAGAGGGTTTTTATTCAGTACGAACCAATAGGTTACTAGTTAAGTTCTActacatttctagttcagttctttttcaattccagttcagatgtagttcagttctagtacagttctagtttagttctagttcagttctagttccgttctagttcagttctagttcagttctagtgcagttctagttcagttctagttcagttctagttcagttctagttcagttctagttcagttctacgtCAGtatgagttcagttctagtttagttctagttcagttctagttcagttctagttcagttctagttcagttctagttcagttctagttcagttctagttcagttctagttcagttctagttcagttctagttcagttctagttcagttctagttcagttctag
The window above is part of the Lucilia cuprina isolate Lc7/37 chromosome 6, ASM2204524v1, whole genome shotgun sequence genome. Proteins encoded here:
- the LOC111675971 gene encoding sodium/nucleoside cotransporter 2 translates to MEESKEGEINKAYTIDESLENGVENYKTEFQIAEFEDKEKKIKPKTTLEIWTKRSLLFILHAAVGAYFGYATYYYIDQKDECYYGYELQCSIRFCSGYGFLVLLLGFIYLGLIYYYIFKPMVGRRLHRHYLRPLDKWWMKVSRTRFISGVLIGLLLLVLVIFLYFETKDEPEKLISLIGPCCFILLGYIFSTARSAIKWRIVITGIACQFFLGVICIRWSVGRSIFECIGNKTATFLSFADEGSRFVYGDTIIDQGVFAFAILSVIFFFSFFISILYYLGAMQWVVLKLGWILQQILGTTVCESVTAAANIFLGMSESPLLIRPYIKKLTASEMHSIMVSGFATVSGTVLAAYLSFGASAAHLITSSVMAAPATLAISKLYMPETEESKTTSDNIELEKSEDSSILDAASNGASNAVPIVLGIISNIVAFVAFIAFLNAVVNWFGTLVGVDYIDFEWLFSKIFIPLAWIMGVPWEDCDAVAKVIATKSIINEFVAYEKLGVLITSKAIGVSEYVCP